A stretch of Ursus arctos isolate Adak ecotype North America unplaced genomic scaffold, UrsArc2.0 scaffold_4, whole genome shotgun sequence DNA encodes these proteins:
- the LOC113249634 gene encoding olfactory receptor 4K2 encodes MDVANKSVSEFVLLGLSSSWELRLFFFMVFSLFYVATMLGNSLTVITVIADSHLHSPMYFLLTNLSIIDMSLASFATPKMITDYLTGHKTISFDGCITQIFFLHLFTGTEIILLMATSLDRYVAICKPLRYASVISPGMCVALVVASWGVGVMHSMSQVIFALTLPFCGPNGVDSFFCDLPVVFQLACVDTYVLGLFMISTSGIIALSCFILLFNSYVIILVTIKHHSKGSSKALSTCTAHFVVVFMFFGPCIFICMWPLNSFLIDKILSVLYTIFTPILNPTIYTLRNQEVKAAMSKLRNRLLNPNKTTPLLYF; translated from the coding sequence ATGGATGTGGCCAATAAGTCTGtttctgaatttgttttgctGGGACTCTCTAGTTCCTGGGAACTACGGCTGTTTTTCTTCATGGTGTTCTCACTGTTTTATGTAGCAACAATGCTTGGTAACAGCCTCACAGTCATCACAGTTATAGCCGACTCTCACCTGCACTCGCCTATGTATTTCCTGCTCACCAACCTTTCCATCATTGATATGTCACTTGCTTCCTTTGCCACCCCTAAGATGATTACAGACTACCTCACTGGACACAAAACCATCTCCTTTGATGGCTGTATCACCCAGATATTTTTTCTACACCTTTTTACTGGcactgaaattattttacttatggCCACGTCCCTTGATAGGTATGTTGCGATATGCAAGCCTCTCCGCTATGCTTCAGTCATAAGCCCTGGGATGTGTGTTGCCCTCGTGGTGGCTTCCTGGGGGGTAGGAGTCATGCATTCGATGAGCCAGGTCATATTTGCTCTCACATTACCATTCTGTGGTCCCAATGGAGTAGACAGCTTTTTCTGTGACCTTCCTGTGGTGTTCCAGCTGGCCTGTGTGGACACTTATGTTCTGGGCCTCTTTATGATCTCAACTAGTGGCATAATTGCCTTATcctgctttattcttttattcaattCTTATGTTATTATCCTGGTCACTATCAAGCATCATTCAAAAGGATCATCTAAGGCTCTTTCTACCTGCACAGCTCATTTCGTTGTTGTCTTCATGTTCTTTGGGCCCTGCATCTTCATCTGTATGTGGCCACTGAACAGTTTCCTTATAGATAAGATCCTGTCTGTGTTGTATACCATCTTTACTCCCATTCTGAACCCAACAATCTATACCTTAAGGAATCAAGAAGTGAAGGCAGCTATGAGCAAACTGAGAAATAGGCTTCTAAATCCCAACAAGACAActcctttgctttatttttag